TACGGTGCGCGGTGCGTGGGGCCGCGTACCGTACGCCCGGTGGACTGACCGCGGTCACGGGTCAGCGGCAGTACTTCACCTCGGAGAGGTTCTTGACGTAGCGGGCGGAGACCCAGCGCTCGTTCTCGTAGGCCTTCGCGCGGCTGGGGGCCCGGCGCTCCTCGCCGTCCTGGCGGTCCTCCCGGTCCTGGCGGTCTTCGCGGTCCTGGCTGTCCTCCCGGTCCTGGCGGTCTTCGCGGTCTTCTCGGCCGGAGCCGTTCTCCCAGTCGCGGTCCTCGTGCAGGCGGTACCAGAGGCGGTTGCCGGCGACGTTCTCGCCGGACTTCTTGCACTCGATCTCGACCCTGCTGTTCGGCTGCACCTGGCCGACGGCGCGGGACTCGGTGGTCGGCTTGCTGCGCACCTTCAGCGGGCCCTTGGAGACGACCTTGCCGAAGGCGTACCTGCCGTACGGGTATTCGCCGGGCTGCGCGGACGACGGCGCCTCGCCGACGACGATCTCCCGCGGGCCGTCGTCCGCGACGGCGGCGCCCACCCCGACCAGACCGAGAACCAGGCTTCCGGCGGCGAGAGCGAGGATGGTTCTGGTGGGCTTCAGCATGAGCCGACTCCTCTGTGAAGACGTCCGACCGGCCGCGGCGCGCGGCACGGGATGGCAACGGGCGGCTGCCAGGGACGACTATGGCCAGGACGAGGCGCGCGGCCCCGATGGCTCACCGGCTTTTAGCCCGATATGACCAACCTGTCCACCGGGGTGCGGCGGCCGTGGCAGCCCCGTACGGGCACGGCCGCGCCGTCGGCCGCCCGAGCGCCCGGATCGCGGCTCCTCCCGGATGCGGCTGCGGGCGGTGCGGGCCAGAGTGGGCGCATGAGTATCGATGACTACGGCGGCGGAGCCGGCGCGCACGAGACCGGGGTCCTCGTCGTGACGACCAACGACGTCCCCGGATACCGGGTCGAACGGGTCATCGGAGAGGTCTTCGGCCTCACCGTGCGCTCCCGCCACCTGGGCAGCCAGATCGGCGCCGGCCTGAAGTCGATGATCGGCGGCGAACTGAAGGGCCTCACCAAGACCCTGGTCCAAACCCGCAACCAGGCCATGGACCGGCTCGTCGAGCAGGCCAAGGCGCGCGGCGCGAACGCCGTGCTGATGATGCGCTTCGACGTCACCGACGCGGCCGACGTCGGAACCGAGGTGTGCGCCTACGGGACGGCCGTCGTCCTGGTCCCCGCCTCCACCTGACCGCCCTTGTACGGTGGTTCCCCTCCGGAGACGAAGGGGCGGGGCCGATGGGTCGACGCAAGTCAGCGGCAGAGGTGTTCGACGCGCTGGGGGAGCGCTACGAGGAGGTGTTCGGGCGGGTACCCGGCCAGATCGAGGCCCTCGACTGGCTCACCGCCCGACTGCCGGGGAGAGCCCGCGTACTGGACGTGGGCAGCGGCACCGGACGGCCCACCGCCGAGACACTGGTCCGGGCCGGCTGCGACGTGACCGGCATCGACGTCTCGGCGGCCATGGTCGCCCTGGCCCGGGCCAGGGTTCCGGGGGCCCGCTTCGAGCAGGCCGACGTACGCACCTACACGCCGCCGCCCGGCGGCTTCGACGCGGTGTGCTCCTTCTTCCCCCTGCTGGTCATGGACCAACCGGAGGTGGCGGCGGCCCTGGACCGGATGGCCTCGTGGACCGCACCCGGCGGCTACTTCGTGATGGCCACGGTGCCGGGGGACATCCGCGGCCTGGACATCGAGTGGATGGGCCACGAGGTCACCGTCAGCAGCCTCTCCACGGAGGACCACCTGACGCGGCTCGCCGACCGGGGCCTGGAGGTCCTGCACCACCACACCGCGACGTTCATGCCCGCCGGCGACGGGGCGGTCCCCGAGGAGCACCTGTTCTGCTACGCCCGCCGCATGCCCTGACCGGCTGGCCGGCCGGCCGTGCCGAGGTGAAAGTTTTTCCGAAGAGGCGGCAACCTCCCGGCAGGTCGCGCGTCGTGCGGGGGTGAAGGGGCGTGGTCCCGCGCCCCCGACCCGACCGTGGAGAACCACCGTGAAGAACCTGAAGCGTGTCCCCCTGGCCGTCCGCCGCACGGCCGTCGCCGCAGCAGCCGTGGGGACGGCCGTGGCCCTCGCCGGACCGGCCCACGCCGCCGGCGGCAGCTCGGCCACCCCCTCCCCGTCGGTCAGCGTCCCGGCCAGCGCCGCGCCGAGCCCCGTCGGTCCCGCGCCCGCTCCCTCGATCAGCACCCCGCCGGTCAACGGCGAGGACGCCGGCAGCGCGTCTCCCTCTGCCGCCCCCAGTGCCTCCCCGAGCGTGCCGGGAACCGGCGCCGGACCCAGCGCCTCCCCCTCGGCCCCCGCCGCCGCGCCCGACGCCCCCGAGCTCGCGCATACTGGCTCCTCGGCGACGACCGTCGCGATGGGGGCAGGTGCGACCGGTCTGATCCTCGCCGGCGCCGGAGCCCTCTACGCCGTGCGGCGCCGCGCGAACAGCTGAGGAACCACGTGCTCCACCTCGCACCATCCGTCGGCCCCCTCATGCCCGGTCTCGGCCGGGCGTGGCGGGGCCTGTGGCCGTTGCTGCGCCGCGAGTCCTCCACCGCTCCGCTGGTCGCGCCCCGGTCGTACGGTCCGGCGTACGGGCCTTCGCCCGCGCACCGGCTCCACCGCCATCCGGGCGACGGCGATCCCGAGCCGCCCACCGTCACCGGGCTCTACCACGCGCACCGGCTGGGCATGGTCCGGCTGGCGGTGCTGCTCGTCGACGACCTCGCCACCGCCGAGGACGTGGTCCAGGACGCCTTCACCGCCCTGTACCGGCGCCACGGCGAGCAGATCGCCGACGTCGACAACGCCCTCGGCTACCTGCGCACCTCGGTCGTCAACACCGCACGGTCCGTCCTGCGCCGCAGGCGCACCGTACGGGCCTGGACCCCGCCGCCGACCGTGGACGAACCGTCCGCCGAGGACCACGTCGTCCTGGACGAGGCGCACCGCGAGGTGCTCGCCGCGCTCGCCCGGCTCACGCCGCGCCGCCGGCAGGTCCTCGTCCTGCGGTACTGGGCCGACCTCAGCGAGGCGGAGATCGCGGCCACCCTGGGCATCAGCCGGGGAGCGGTGAAGTCCAACGCGAGCCGCGGCCTCGACGCGCTGGAACGGAATCTGGAGGGACGGATATGACGCCGGACGGCGAACGCCTCGGCGAGCACCCGGGCGAGCGCCCCGTGGAGCGCCGACTGCGCCAGGCGCTCGACGCACGCGCGCAAGCCGTCGACGTGCGCCGGCTGCGCCCGGCCGGTCCGCCGGGCATGCGGGCGGGCCGCCGACCGGCGGGAGGGCTGCGGCGGTTCGCGCTGCCGCTCGCGGGTCTCGTGGCGGCCGCGGCCGCCGGGATCGGGTACCTGCTGCTCGCCCCGGACGCCGGGCCGGGGCCGCAACTGCCGGCCACTCCGCCGGAGGTCACGGCTCCGGGGCCGTCCACCGAAGCGCCGCCGTCACCCTCGCCGAGCCGGCCGGGCCCGGCGCCGAGCGGGGACCCCTCGTCGGCCCCCTTCGGTACCCCGGGCCCCAACCGTTCGGCGAGCCCGTCGGCGAGTCCCTCGGTGCAGGTCTCTCCCCGGCGCTCCGGATCGGTGACGCCGTCGTACAGCCCGTCCGTGACGCCCGGCGCGGTGACCGTCTCGTCCCCGCCACGGCCCTGAACCCAAGGGCTGTCCCGCACTCCCTCGCGCCCGCCGGGGAGCACGGGACAGCCCTCAGGGCTTGCGGAGGTTCTCCACCGCCGCCACCAGCGGCGCCAGTTCCGGGTTGCCCGCGGCCTCGTCCAGGGCCTCGCGCAGAGCCCTGTCGTTGGTGGGGCGGGCCTCGGCCAGCAGCGCGAGGCCGGATTCGCTGACGTCGGTGTAGATGCCCCGGCGGTCGGTGTCGCAGATGTAGCGGTTCAGCAGGCCGCGGTCCTCCAGTCTGCTGACCAGCCGGGTCGTCGCGCTCTGGCTGAGCACCACCGAGTCGGCGACCTGGTGCATGCGCAGGTGTCCGCCCGGCCCGTCGTGCTGGCGGCTGAGGACGTCGAGCAGGGAGTACTCGCGGACGCTGAGGCCGTGGCCGGCCTGCAGGGCCCGTTCGATGTGGGCCTCGATGCGGCCGTGCAGGAGCGAGAGGGCGCACCAGCCCTGGGAGAGGGCGGTCAGCGCGCTGTCCGTGGCCGTCATGGGCTCTCCTCCGTCGAAGGCGTTCACACCGTCGCACCCCAGGATATGACACCCCTGCAATAGCCCGCGCTTGCAATTATCCCGCGTCTGCAATTAATGTGGACGCACGTAAGCGGCGTCAGCATCGATGAGTGCAGGCCGCACCCCACCCGCACCACCCCCTGAAGGGCACCTCCCCATGCCTCTCGCACTTCTCGCCCTGGCCGTCGGGGCCTTCGGCATCGGCACCACCGAGTTCGTGATCATGGGCCTGCTCCCCGAGGTCGCCTCCGACTACGGCGTCTCCATCCCCACCGCAGGCTTCCTGGTCACCGGCTACGCCCTCGGCGTCGTCCTGGGCGCCCCCCTCATGACCGTGCTCGGCACCCGCATCCCCCGCAAGCGCATGCTGATGCTGCTCATGGGCCTCTTCATCGCGGGCAACCTGCTCTCCGCCCTCGCCCCCGCCTTCGGCGTCATGCTCACCGGCCGTGTCGTCGCCTCGCTCGCCCACGGCGCGTTCTTCGGTATCGGCGCGGTCGTCGCCGCCGAGCTCGTCGCCCCCGAGAAGAAGGCCGGCGCGATCGCCATGATGTTCACCGGCCTGACCGTCGCCAACGTCGTCGGCGTCCCCCTCGGGACCCTCGTCGGACAGACCGCCGGCTGGCGCACCACCTTCGTGATCGTCGCCGCGCTCGGCGTCGCCGGCCTCCTCGGCATCGCCCGCCTGGTGCCCGACCTGCCCCGGCCCGAGGGTGCGGTCCGCATCCGCCGCGAGCTCGCCGCCTTCCGCAACGTCCAGGTGCTGCTCGCGATGGCCATGACCGTGCTCGGATTCGGCGGCGTCTTCGCCGCGATCACCTACATCACGCCGATGATGACCGACGTCGCCGGCTACGCGGACTCCTCCGTCACCTGGCTCCTCGTCCTCTTCGGCCTCGGCATGGTCGCCGGCAACCTCATCGGCGGCCGCTACGCCGACCGGGCCCTCATGCCCATGCTCTACGTGTCCCTGGGCGCCCTCGCCGTCACCCTGGCGGTCTTCACCCTCACCGCCCACACCAAGGCAGGCGCCGCCGTCACCGTCGTCCTGATCGGCGCCCTCGGCTTCGCGACCGTGCCCCCGCTCCAGAAGCGGGTCCTCGACCAGGCCGCCGGAGCGCCCACGCTGGCCTCCGCCGTCAACATCGGCGCCTTCAACCTCGGCAACGCCCTCGCCGCCTGGCTCGGCGGGCTCGTGATCTCCGCCGGGCTCGGCTGGACCGCCCCGAACTGGGTCGGCGCCGCACTCGCCGCCTCCGCGCTGGTGCTCGCCCTCGTGTCCGGAGCACTGGAGCGCCGTACGGCCGCACACGCGGCCAGCGCCGCCGGCCGAGTCGTCGCGGCCGCGGCCGCCCCGGCTCCCGCGACGACCGCGGCCGCGCCCGCCCGCCACTGATCCCCCTTCCGCGAAACCCCGCCACCGCAAGGAGAAACTGGCATGACCACCCCCAGCCCCGCCCCCACCGCTGTCCGCACCGCCGTCGCCCCCCTGACCACCGGGGACGCCGAGCTGCTCGTCGCCGTCGCCACCTCCGCCGCCGAAGCGGCCGGGGCCGCAGTCAGCGTCACCGTCCTGGACGCCGGCGGCCACCTGCTGGCCTTCCGCCGAGACGACCGGGCCGTACTGATCTCCGGCGAGACCAGCACCCGCAAGGCCTACACCGCCCTCCAGCTGGACGCTCCCACCGCGGACCTCGTCGACGCGGTCCGCCCCGACGGGCCCTTCCACACGCTGCCCACGGCCCTCGACCGCCCCCTCCTCTTCATCCCGGGCGGGCTGCCCGTCCACCGCGACGGCCGGCTCGTAGGCGCCGTGGGCGTCGGCGGTGAGGCCCCCGCCCAGGACCACGCCTTCGCCGCCGCGGCGCTGGAAGCCCTGGCCTGAGCGCCGGGTCGCGCGCCCGTGTCCCCCGTGCCACCTTGGTACGGGGGACACGGGCACATGATGCGGAAGACGAAGCGGCACAGGAGGGTCCACGCCATCGCGACGGCAGGCGTCGCCGCGCTGGTCACCCTTGCCCTCCCGGGATGCACCGCGGCCTCCGACGAGGTACGCGCCCCCAGCCCTACGGCCCCCGGCGCGGCCCGTACGACGACCGCCCCGGCCGCCGCCCCCACCCCGCCGTCCCCGTCCCCGACGTACGCCCTGTCCACCGCCCCGCGGACGATACCGGCCGTACGGGAACACGAACCGGCCCGAGGCCCCGGCTGGAAGCCCGCCCCCGGCGCCCGGGTGGTCGTCGCACAGGACGACAAGGCCGCCCTCGCCGACGAGGCCCGGCTGATCGCCGGGGAACTGGGCCTCGCGTACGGCGAGTCGGCGGCGCCGCGCACCGGCGACGTGGAGCTCTCGGTGGAGGGGTCGGGCAAGCCCGAGTCGTACACCCTCACCGTCAAGGACGGCCGCGTACGCGTCAACGGCCCCGACGAAGCCGGGGTCTTCTACGGCACCCGCACCCTCAAGCAGGCCGTGCGCGCCGCAGGCGCGGCCCCCGAGGGCACCGTACGGGACGGCCCGGCCAAGCCCCAGCGCGGCCTCAACCTCGACATAGCGCGCAAGCACTTCACCCCCGACTGGATCAAGGGCCGGCTGCGTGAGATGGCAGACCTCAAGCTCAACCAGCTCGGCCTGCACTTCTCCGACGACCAGGCCTTCCGGATCCAGTCCGACAGCCACCCCGAGATCGTCTCCACCCCGCACCTCACCAAGGCGCAGGTCCGCGACATCGTCGCGCTCGCCTCCCGGCTGCACATCACGGTGGTCCCGGAGATCGACTCGCCCGGCCACCTCGGCGCGGTGCTGCGCGCCCACCCCGACCTGCAACTGCGCGACGTGAACGGCAAGGCCGTCAAGGGAGCGGTGGACATATCCAACCCGGCCTCGGCCAAGCTCGTCGACGACCTGCTGCGCGAGTACCGGCCGCTCTTCCCCGGCGGCGCCTGGCACCTCGGCGCCGACGAGTACCAGGCACTGGTCGTCCGGAACCCGCAGGCCTCCTTCCCGCAGCTCGCACGCGCGGCGCAGCAGCGCTACGGGCCCTCGGCCCGTGTGCAGGACCTCGCCACGGGATGGCTGAACGACCGCGCCGACGTGGTCCGCCCGTCGGGCAAGGCCCTCAAGGCGTGGAACGACGGCTTCTTCGCCGGAGGGGTGGCCACCGCCGCC
This DNA window, taken from Streptomyces sp. TN58, encodes the following:
- a CDS encoding SH3 domain-containing protein gives rise to the protein MLKPTRTILALAAGSLVLGLVGVGAAVADDGPREIVVGEAPSSAQPGEYPYGRYAFGKVVSKGPLKVRSKPTTESRAVGQVQPNSRVEIECKKSGENVAGNRLWYRLHEDRDWENGSGREDREDRQDREDSQDREDRQDREDRQDGEERRAPSRAKAYENERWVSARYVKNLSEVKYCR
- a CDS encoding YbjQ family protein; translated protein: MSIDDYGGGAGAHETGVLVVTTNDVPGYRVERVIGEVFGLTVRSRHLGSQIGAGLKSMIGGELKGLTKTLVQTRNQAMDRLVEQAKARGANAVLMMRFDVTDAADVGTEVCAYGTAVVLVPAST
- a CDS encoding class I SAM-dependent methyltransferase, with the translated sequence MGRRKSAAEVFDALGERYEEVFGRVPGQIEALDWLTARLPGRARVLDVGSGTGRPTAETLVRAGCDVTGIDVSAAMVALARARVPGARFEQADVRTYTPPPGGFDAVCSFFPLLVMDQPEVAAALDRMASWTAPGGYFVMATVPGDIRGLDIEWMGHEVTVSSLSTEDHLTRLADRGLEVLHHHTATFMPAGDGAVPEEHLFCYARRMP
- a CDS encoding LPXTG cell wall anchor domain-containing protein, which translates into the protein MKNLKRVPLAVRRTAVAAAAVGTAVALAGPAHAAGGSSATPSPSVSVPASAAPSPVGPAPAPSISTPPVNGEDAGSASPSAAPSASPSVPGTGAGPSASPSAPAAAPDAPELAHTGSSATTVAMGAGATGLILAGAGALYAVRRRANS
- a CDS encoding RNA polymerase sigma factor; translated protein: MLHLAPSVGPLMPGLGRAWRGLWPLLRRESSTAPLVAPRSYGPAYGPSPAHRLHRHPGDGDPEPPTVTGLYHAHRLGMVRLAVLLVDDLATAEDVVQDAFTALYRRHGEQIADVDNALGYLRTSVVNTARSVLRRRRTVRAWTPPPTVDEPSAEDHVVLDEAHREVLAALARLTPRRRQVLVLRYWADLSEAEIAATLGISRGAVKSNASRGLDALERNLEGRI
- a CDS encoding MarR family winged helix-turn-helix transcriptional regulator, encoding MTATDSALTALSQGWCALSLLHGRIEAHIERALQAGHGLSVREYSLLDVLSRQHDGPGGHLRMHQVADSVVLSQSATTRLVSRLEDRGLLNRYICDTDRRGIYTDVSESGLALLAEARPTNDRALREALDEAAGNPELAPLVAAVENLRKP
- a CDS encoding MFS transporter; the encoded protein is MPLALLALAVGAFGIGTTEFVIMGLLPEVASDYGVSIPTAGFLVTGYALGVVLGAPLMTVLGTRIPRKRMLMLLMGLFIAGNLLSALAPAFGVMLTGRVVASLAHGAFFGIGAVVAAELVAPEKKAGAIAMMFTGLTVANVVGVPLGTLVGQTAGWRTTFVIVAALGVAGLLGIARLVPDLPRPEGAVRIRRELAAFRNVQVLLAMAMTVLGFGGVFAAITYITPMMTDVAGYADSSVTWLLVLFGLGMVAGNLIGGRYADRALMPMLYVSLGALAVTLAVFTLTAHTKAGAAVTVVLIGALGFATVPPLQKRVLDQAAGAPTLASAVNIGAFNLGNALAAWLGGLVISAGLGWTAPNWVGAALAASALVLALVSGALERRTAAHAASAAGRVVAAAAAPAPATTAAAPARH
- a CDS encoding GlcG/HbpS family heme-binding protein, with product MTTPSPAPTAVRTAVAPLTTGDAELLVAVATSAAEAAGAAVSVTVLDAGGHLLAFRRDDRAVLISGETSTRKAYTALQLDAPTADLVDAVRPDGPFHTLPTALDRPLLFIPGGLPVHRDGRLVGAVGVGGEAPAQDHAFAAAALEALA
- a CDS encoding beta-N-acetylhexosaminidase; the protein is MMRKTKRHRRVHAIATAGVAALVTLALPGCTAASDEVRAPSPTAPGAARTTTAPAAAPTPPSPSPTYALSTAPRTIPAVREHEPARGPGWKPAPGARVVVAQDDKAALADEARLIAGELGLAYGESAAPRTGDVELSVEGSGKPESYTLTVKDGRVRVNGPDEAGVFYGTRTLKQAVRAAGAAPEGTVRDGPAKPQRGLNLDIARKHFTPDWIKGRLREMADLKLNQLGLHFSDDQAFRIQSDSHPEIVSTPHLTKAQVRDIVALASRLHITVVPEIDSPGHLGAVLRAHPDLQLRDVNGKAVKGAVDISNPASAKLVDDLLREYRPLFPGGAWHLGADEYQALVVRNPQASFPQLARAAQQRYGPSARVQDLATGWLNDRADVVRPSGKALKAWNDGFFAGGVATAAKDIQVEYWTGKEIGARPPLEYLREGRKLVNLNDEYLYYVLGEPNEFTYPTGRRIYEQWTPLVLRGTTPVPASYDGQILGGRLAVWADLSGAQTQDQVATGIQLPLAALSQKVWDARTPQLPWSDFQALAGRL